One Niallia circulans DNA segment encodes these proteins:
- a CDS encoding four-carbon acid sugar kinase family protein, which translates to MIGVVADDTTGANDIGIMFSKSGYKVKVLTFEENMEIVKDADVVIIDTDSRLDSPKTAYDKVCKATKILQNANCSMYYNKTCSVFRGNIGVEFDAMLDELEEDFAIISLSFPQNGRTTVNGIHKVNGNRLEDSEFLHDPVHPTIESNLESILKKQTRRKVTSIYLDVVRKGPEELKTAIEKAKNDYQYVLIDGETQEDLHIIAQAAAGYKVLAGSSALGEELPKALPKSEFPHLASTVSIKDENGVLIISGSLTPQTKEQTKELIDSGVSAIVVDSRKILDSTYQEELEKVYHEAKLLFKDGKDVLIMAENNPSIVKETKEIGKLKGLSELIISKKISSFLAAVAKRLTDSLGLKRIVVAGGDTSGTVCRHLEIKGNYIVKEIDTGVPSGLVIDKEMLIVLKSGSFGKTDFLVKAVTHLKELTSL; encoded by the coding sequence ATGATTGGTGTTGTAGCAGATGATACAACTGGCGCAAATGATATTGGCATTATGTTTTCAAAAAGCGGTTATAAGGTAAAGGTGCTTACCTTTGAAGAAAATATGGAAATAGTCAAAGATGCAGATGTAGTTATAATTGATACAGACAGTCGCTTAGACAGTCCAAAAACTGCTTATGATAAGGTTTGTAAAGCAACTAAGATTTTACAGAATGCAAATTGTTCGATGTACTACAATAAAACATGCTCCGTGTTTAGAGGGAATATTGGGGTAGAATTTGACGCCATGCTCGATGAATTGGAAGAAGATTTTGCGATTATTTCACTATCCTTTCCACAAAACGGCCGAACTACCGTAAATGGGATTCACAAGGTTAATGGGAATAGACTAGAAGATTCAGAGTTCCTCCATGATCCTGTTCATCCCACGATAGAGTCAAACTTAGAATCCATCTTGAAAAAACAAACGAGAAGAAAAGTGACTTCTATTTATTTAGATGTAGTCAGAAAAGGTCCCGAAGAATTAAAAACGGCGATTGAAAAGGCAAAAAACGATTATCAGTACGTACTCATTGATGGGGAAACACAAGAGGATCTCCACATTATCGCCCAAGCTGCAGCAGGATATAAAGTACTCGCTGGAAGCTCTGCCTTAGGAGAGGAATTGCCTAAAGCACTGCCGAAATCAGAATTTCCTCATTTAGCTAGTACTGTCTCAATAAAGGATGAAAATGGAGTATTAATAATATCTGGAAGCTTAACTCCGCAAACAAAGGAGCAGACGAAGGAATTAATAGACTCTGGCGTTTCAGCTATTGTTGTTGATTCAAGAAAAATCTTAGACAGCACTTATCAAGAAGAACTGGAAAAAGTGTATCATGAAGCAAAATTGCTGTTTAAAGACGGAAAAGATGTGTTAATTATGGCGGAAAATAATCCAAGCATTGTGAAGGAAACCAAGGAAATAGGAAAACTAAAGGGCTTAAGTGAACTAATTATCAGTAAAAAAATCTCCAGCTTTTTAGCCGCTGTTGCTAAAAGACTGACTGACTCTTTAGGTTTAAAAAGAATTGTCGTTGCGGGCGGAGACACTTCTGGCACTGTATGCAGGCATTTAGAAATTAAAGGGAATTATATTGTGAAGGAAATTGATACAGGTGTGCCTTCTGGATTAGTAATTGATAAGGAAATGTTAATTGTTCTTAAATCAGGAAGTTTCGGTAAAACCGACTTTCTTGTTAAAGCGGTTACACACCTGAAGGAACTAACTTCCTTGTAA
- a CDS encoding aspartate/glutamate racemase family protein, producing the protein MKKYKVGLIHATLNAVNPLLEAFAKNFPEIETFNFMDEGLLKALDKEGEITPALVERFASLLGRAVETEVDGILLSCSAYSPTITEMRKRFPQLPIENVDDAMIEQAVKLGRKIGVVATVATAGPTTEKAVLEKAEALGKEVEVLVEVNTEAFTALSKKDYETHDSYIASSVNKLLNNQVDVIILAQLSMARAKTALKDVEIPILTSPEISSNKIVSELESFYR; encoded by the coding sequence ATGAAAAAATATAAGGTCGGTTTAATTCATGCTACACTGAACGCAGTTAACCCATTATTGGAGGCTTTCGCAAAGAATTTCCCTGAAATTGAAACGTTTAATTTCATGGATGAGGGACTGCTCAAAGCATTAGACAAAGAAGGAGAAATTACCCCAGCATTAGTAGAACGCTTTGCGAGTTTACTAGGGAGAGCGGTGGAGACAGAGGTGGATGGAATACTTCTATCCTGCTCTGCCTACAGTCCAACAATTACAGAAATGCGCAAAAGATTTCCACAGCTTCCAATTGAAAATGTAGATGATGCGATGATTGAACAAGCCGTTAAGCTCGGAAGGAAAATAGGTGTCGTCGCCACAGTAGCAACTGCAGGTCCAACTACAGAAAAAGCCGTACTTGAAAAGGCAGAAGCTTTAGGAAAAGAAGTAGAGGTGCTTGTTGAAGTTAATACAGAGGCTTTTACTGCTCTAAGTAAAAAAGACTACGAAACACATGACAGTTATATTGCAAGCAGTGTCAATAAACTGCTCAACAATCAAGTCGATGTCATTATATTGGCTCAGCTTTCGATGGCAAGAGCAAAGACTGCTTTGAAGGATGTTGAAATTCCGATATTGACTAGTCCAGAAATAAGCTCTAATAAGATTGTCAGTGAGCTAGAATCATTTTATCGTTAA
- a CDS encoding class II aldolase/adducin family protein, whose amino-acid sequence MNSSNELIACGKYMLHNNLAWGTSGNISSRVDENTMLITASGTFMGDLKDEDFVLFDLQNEQNLSERKASKETPMHTGIYKTRPDVQAVIHSSPFYTTLFACSKEPILANLFIENFYYLENIGYVDYFHPGTRELGEAIAEEAKKSDVIMMRNHGVVVMDSSISEALMRIETLEMTCRMMLTAKSSGVELHSLPSFKVTEFLEESLYKPRIKR is encoded by the coding sequence ATGAATAGTAGCAATGAGCTGATAGCATGTGGCAAATATATGCTCCATAATAATTTGGCATGGGGAACATCAGGCAATATCAGCAGCAGAGTCGATGAAAATACAATGCTGATAACCGCTTCAGGAACCTTTATGGGGGATTTGAAAGACGAAGATTTTGTTCTATTTGACCTTCAGAATGAACAAAATTTAAGTGAACGAAAAGCCTCGAAAGAAACGCCAATGCATACAGGGATTTATAAAACAAGGCCAGATGTACAAGCGGTTATCCATTCATCGCCATTCTATACAACGCTCTTTGCATGCAGTAAAGAACCAATACTGGCAAACCTGTTTATAGAAAACTTTTATTACCTGGAAAATATCGGCTATGTAGATTATTTTCATCCAGGAACAAGAGAGCTAGGAGAAGCGATAGCGGAAGAGGCAAAGAAATCGGATGTCATCATGATGCGCAATCATGGTGTAGTAGTAATGGATTCCTCCATTTCTGAAGCTTTAATGAGAATAGAAACATTAGAAATGACGTGCAGAATGATGTTAACAGCGAAATCCAGTGGGGTTGAATTACATTCACTGCCAAGCTTTAAAGTGACAGAGTTTTTGGAAGAGTCCCTTTATAAGCCAAGGATTAAACGATAA
- a CDS encoding PTS sugar transporter subunit IIA yields the protein MFKNSHQKKTEANSIFTPADGKFVSLETVPDPIFSNKLVGEGFAVHPSNGKIVSPVSGEITHISHTNHVMTVRNSEDIDVLIHIGLETASLKGDYFKALVTLGESVKMGDALLEFDLNYLNENAYSPLILVILPNIKNKNYSLIWQDADTLAAGETKIVSVVER from the coding sequence ATGTTTAAAAATAGTCATCAGAAGAAAACAGAAGCAAATTCTATTTTTACTCCTGCAGATGGAAAGTTTGTCTCTTTAGAAACTGTACCAGATCCAATTTTCAGTAATAAGCTTGTTGGTGAAGGCTTCGCCGTCCATCCTTCCAATGGTAAAATTGTTTCACCCGTTTCTGGTGAGATTACCCATATTTCTCATACGAACCATGTTATGACAGTAAGAAATTCAGAGGATATAGATGTTTTGATCCACATCGGTCTTGAAACCGCTTCCTTAAAGGGTGATTACTTTAAAGCTTTAGTCACACTTGGTGAATCGGTGAAAATGGGCGATGCTCTCCTTGAATTTGATCTGAATTATTTAAATGAAAATGCTTATAGTCCGCTAATATTAGTAATTTTGCCGAATATCAAAAATAAGAACTATTCGCTTATATGGCAGGATGCTGATACTTTAGCTGCTGGCGAGACAAAAATTGTTTCTGTTGTGGAAAGATAG
- a CDS encoding isocitrate/isopropylmalate dehydrogenase family protein: protein MANYKLGVLYGDGIGPEIVKASVEVLKAATVQANNGTTFEYKELPMGWEGIKKYNDPVPEITKKELEDTNGWLMAPHDSAAYPDEHRISKRNPSGELRHHFDLYSNVRPSRALPGTTSLVGNADLVVFRENTEGFLSDRNMYKGTGEYMVNKDVALVTGVFTRQATERIAHEAFKLAMTRRKKVTIVHKANVIKFAYELFRDVCYEVGEKYYPEVEVNDFHIDAMTAHLVRRAEEFDVIVTTNLFGDILSDLAGELVGSLGLSASLNTNGEQAMAQAAHGSAPDIAGQNVANPTSMLLSTVMLLQWLANHHDDHHLNDIAEVIENAVLQTIAEGPTTRDLGGMASTTEFTEAVITRMQA from the coding sequence ATGGCAAATTATAAATTAGGTGTTCTTTATGGAGACGGAATTGGTCCTGAAATTGTGAAAGCGTCTGTAGAAGTATTGAAGGCTGCCACTGTACAAGCGAATAATGGTACGACTTTTGAATATAAAGAGCTGCCTATGGGCTGGGAAGGTATTAAAAAATATAATGACCCTGTTCCAGAAATAACAAAAAAAGAGCTGGAGGATACGAATGGCTGGCTGATGGCTCCACATGATTCAGCAGCTTACCCTGATGAGCACAGAATCTCAAAGCGCAATCCAAGTGGTGAACTTAGACATCATTTTGATTTATATTCTAATGTACGTCCAAGCCGTGCCTTGCCTGGGACTACTAGTTTAGTAGGAAATGCAGATCTTGTTGTTTTTAGAGAAAATACGGAGGGCTTCCTGTCTGATAGAAATATGTATAAAGGGACAGGAGAATACATGGTAAATAAGGATGTTGCATTAGTAACAGGCGTATTTACAAGACAAGCAACAGAAAGAATTGCCCATGAAGCATTTAAGCTGGCAATGACAAGACGAAAAAAAGTAACAATCGTTCACAAAGCCAATGTAATCAAGTTTGCCTATGAATTATTCCGTGATGTTTGCTACGAGGTTGGCGAAAAGTATTATCCAGAAGTAGAAGTGAATGATTTTCATATTGATGCAATGACAGCACACTTAGTAAGAAGAGCAGAAGAGTTTGATGTCATCGTAACTACTAATCTATTTGGTGACATCCTATCAGATCTTGCTGGTGAACTTGTTGGAAGTCTTGGTTTGTCAGCATCACTCAATACAAATGGTGAGCAAGCAATGGCACAGGCAGCACACGGTTCAGCACCGGACATTGCCGGTCAGAATGTTGCAAACCCAACAAGTATGCTGCTTTCAACAGTGATGCTCCTACAGTGGCTGGCAAACCATCACGATGATCATCATTTAAATGACATTGCCGAAGTAATCGAAAATGCTGTCTTACAAACAATCGCCGAAGGACCAACTACCCGTGACCTTGGCGGAATGGCATCTACGACAGAATTTACAGAAGCTGTTATCACAAGAATGCAAGCATAA
- a CDS encoding TerD family protein yields the protein MINQIYLRRKTKLILNKSKEPTPQLHYIATIAANFESLGYSLSKPVIDILYTYSTDQLNEFYLTTIHSLQELLGADKTYKPMYPDFPQQVMKASDAELYINALIHYASFGTILPEYEQQTRFPLYDRTKLKLIALGSMNDFLTIFRNLLSSKTSLSESDREDLADVFASLPEHVEQIIPQDIPLKENVALLGKLTVENSLNYKLLIPYVKTATDVLRIAVSLSDGDISLAANTRFKSFKRKERRLLLALLENCGSIEEDMKRYKNRWIRLGERLHPAEYKQFTKVNEAFSKLRNNEDIPTFNGLVAQALQNNQIDEAIRLLSSRPGEFARKLDQLLRLHLKPQSVIDSFQLVADKVETTVLLQVREHFKHRNEDKEKRSFFPKGNVAKMYVIDYTLPAIDANVCEAAVSVCEKSLIEAYKQKEPLGKVYLDEALKNYIVPFSQRSANKSLKSVVRGSKIDIAESTNTIRTFIYWKDGSNEWGTDIDLSAVMYDESWGYLEHVSYTHLRSSKYKSCHSGDITSAPAGASEFIDLDIQSVRNFGGRYVVFSIHSFSGEAFNQLPECFMGWMSREDPNSGEIYEPKTVENKLDITSDSMICIPMILDLYENQVIWTDIALRTEPEYANNVEENQMGMVLMGKALTTLVKPNLYDLFKLHIEARGELSDKIEEADLVFSVDKGITPFDLDIIVSDYL from the coding sequence ATGATTAATCAAATCTACTTACGAAGAAAAACCAAACTCATACTTAACAAAAGCAAGGAACCCACACCGCAACTCCATTATATAGCCACCATCGCAGCTAATTTCGAGTCACTGGGCTATTCACTGTCAAAGCCTGTCATAGATATCCTTTATACATATTCCACAGACCAGCTTAACGAATTCTATTTAACCACTATCCATAGCTTGCAAGAGTTATTGGGTGCTGATAAGACCTATAAGCCAATGTATCCTGATTTTCCACAACAGGTAATGAAAGCAAGTGATGCAGAATTATATATAAATGCGCTTATTCATTACGCTTCTTTTGGTACGATTTTGCCTGAATATGAACAGCAGACAAGATTTCCATTGTATGACAGGACAAAACTAAAGCTGATTGCCCTTGGATCAATGAATGATTTTCTGACGATTTTCCGGAACCTTCTCTCTTCAAAAACATCTTTATCAGAAAGTGATAGGGAAGATTTAGCAGATGTGTTTGCTAGTTTGCCAGAACATGTAGAGCAAATAATTCCGCAAGACATTCCTCTTAAGGAGAATGTTGCATTGCTCGGAAAATTAACAGTCGAAAACAGCCTTAACTACAAACTGCTGATTCCATATGTTAAAACGGCGACAGACGTGTTAAGGATTGCAGTTTCTCTATCTGATGGAGACATCAGTTTAGCAGCAAATACACGCTTTAAGAGCTTTAAAAGAAAAGAAAGGCGTTTATTACTAGCTTTACTTGAAAATTGCGGAAGCATAGAAGAGGATATGAAGCGATATAAAAACAGATGGATTAGATTAGGGGAGCGACTGCATCCTGCAGAATACAAGCAATTTACAAAAGTGAACGAAGCATTTTCAAAGCTGAGAAACAATGAGGATATTCCTACATTTAATGGGCTTGTGGCACAGGCACTGCAAAATAACCAAATAGACGAGGCGATTAGGTTATTATCAAGCAGACCTGGGGAGTTTGCCCGCAAGCTTGATCAGCTTCTACGCTTGCATCTCAAACCTCAGTCTGTGATAGACAGCTTTCAGCTAGTGGCTGATAAAGTCGAGACGACAGTACTGCTGCAAGTAAGAGAGCATTTCAAGCATAGAAATGAAGACAAAGAAAAGAGGTCGTTTTTCCCTAAAGGCAATGTTGCTAAGATGTATGTAATTGATTATACCTTGCCTGCAATAGACGCAAATGTTTGCGAAGCTGCTGTCTCAGTCTGCGAAAAAAGCTTGATTGAAGCATACAAGCAAAAGGAACCGCTTGGAAAGGTCTATTTGGATGAAGCGCTCAAAAATTATATTGTTCCATTTTCGCAGCGCTCTGCCAATAAGTCGTTAAAATCTGTTGTCAGGGGCTCAAAGATAGATATAGCTGAGTCAACGAATACAATTAGAACCTTTATATATTGGAAAGACGGGTCAAATGAATGGGGCACAGATATCGATTTATCTGCTGTTATGTATGATGAATCATGGGGATACTTGGAACATGTTTCATATACACATTTAAGATCTTCTAAGTATAAATCATGTCACAGCGGAGATATTACATCAGCACCAGCTGGCGCAAGTGAGTTCATTGATTTAGACATACAGTCGGTCCGAAATTTTGGCGGAAGATATGTAGTGTTTTCTATACATTCTTTCAGCGGGGAAGCTTTTAATCAGCTGCCAGAATGCTTTATGGGCTGGATGAGCAGAGAAGATCCTAATTCCGGGGAAATATATGAACCAAAAACAGTTGAGAACAAACTGGATATTACATCAGATTCCATGATTTGTATTCCTATGATTCTCGATTTATATGAGAATCAAGTTATTTGGACAGATATTGCACTTCGTACTGAACCTGAATATGCTAATAATGTAGAAGAAAATCAAATGGGTATGGTTTTGATGGGGAAGGCGTTAACCACACTCGTCAAACCAAACTTATATGATTTATTTAAGCTTCATATTGAGGCAAGAGGAGAACTTTCTGATAAGATAGAGGAAGCAGATTTAGTATTCTCTGTTGATAAAGGGATTACTCCTTTTGATTTGGATATCATTGTTTCAGATTATCTATAA
- a CDS encoding LysR family transcriptional regulator, with translation MDKRDWQILQKLYKEKNITKVAESLFMSQPALTKRIQQIEAEYKVTIVHRSKKGIQFTPQGEYLVNYADEMIKRDIEVQDHLANMDDEISGTLRLGVSSFITRKIPPVLKEFKSRHPKVNFSLTSKWSSQIFNQVYNHEIHIGFVRGDYKWIGGKRLLLEENLSLVAHSKVDLEDLPTLPRIDYICDVKLQDMIDTWWSENFSVPPKVGIKVDKTDTCREMVAHDLGYAIMPSLVIKNTGNLYQLPLNDKDNNPITRHTWMFYNQDDYNLKLVKTFIEFMDEINFQDMISKQV, from the coding sequence ATGGACAAACGAGATTGGCAGATATTGCAGAAGTTATACAAGGAAAAAAATATAACAAAAGTTGCAGAAAGTCTGTTCATGTCACAGCCAGCACTTACAAAAAGAATTCAGCAAATTGAAGCAGAATATAAGGTGACAATTGTTCATCGCAGTAAAAAGGGAATTCAGTTCACTCCTCAAGGAGAATACCTCGTAAACTATGCAGATGAAATGATAAAAAGAGATATAGAAGTACAGGATCATTTAGCTAATATGGATGACGAGATTTCCGGTACATTACGGTTGGGTGTGTCTAGTTTTATAACAAGAAAAATCCCCCCTGTTCTTAAGGAGTTTAAATCAAGACATCCAAAGGTCAATTTCAGCTTAACAAGCAAATGGAGCAGCCAAATTTTTAATCAAGTGTACAATCACGAAATCCATATTGGCTTTGTACGAGGTGATTATAAGTGGATTGGCGGTAAAAGATTATTATTAGAAGAGAACTTATCGCTAGTAGCGCATAGTAAGGTTGATTTAGAAGACCTGCCAACATTACCGCGTATTGATTATATTTGTGATGTTAAGCTACAAGATATGATCGATACATGGTGGTCAGAGAACTTTTCTGTACCCCCGAAGGTAGGTATTAAAGTAGATAAGACAGACACTTGCCGTGAAATGGTAGCACATGATTTAGGATACGCAATTATGCCTAGCCTAGTTATTAAAAACACAGGTAATTTATATCAGCTACCATTAAATGACAAGGATAATAACCCAATCACCAGACATACTTGGATGTTCTATAACCAAGATGACTATAATTTAAAATTAGTAAAAACATTTATTGAGTTTATGGACGAAATAAACTTTCAAGATATGATATCGAAGCAGGTTTAA